A window of the Lolium perenne isolate Kyuss_39 chromosome 7, Kyuss_2.0, whole genome shotgun sequence genome harbors these coding sequences:
- the LOC127315988 gene encoding uncharacterized protein, whose translation MPPPATPRALPEELVEEIFLRLPPTDPASLVRASLASKPWLSLLTGRRFNDRYREFHGSPPMLGFLYHWPRYSEPREEDTLLPFISTTNFAPRIPGDEHWVDGSVVLDCRHGRVLLCDMDRFIVWDPMTGCWSWLRAREDYASIHGAVICAVRGCNHRACHDGPFRVILVGLRNEGDGCVAYAHMSLPGVGEWSKPCPGLDLEGESAYIFDRPSVFIEDALYFIVAYDDDEDGNEDHEDDDDDDDDDEDDDNDDYYYDDEDDYDNDDDDDDDDDDDDDDDDDDDDDDDDDDDDNDDHDHGIGDNEDGNYITILKYDLGSNCLSMIDPPSQETHRADDAILISMEDGSLGLAHLDGLTLNIWSRQMGPDTVSTWTRQKVVNLKELFPNQNIKKTLQLTGSVEGSDIIFVTMDLGVYEINLKSLQWKKTWKKEEWRSLFPYMSFYNPRERVPM comes from the exons ATGCCGCCGCCGGCAACACCACGAGCACTGCCCGAAGAGCTCGTCGAGGAGatcttcctccgcctcccgccgaCTGATCCGGCGTCTCTCGTGCGCGCCTCCCTCGCCAGCAAGCCGTGGCTCAGCCTGCTCACCGGCCGTCGCTTCAACGATCGCTACCGCGAGTTTCATGGATCTCCCCCCATGCTGGGTTTCCTCTACCACTGGCCCAGGTACTCCGAACCACGGGAGGAAGACACCCTCCTGCCCTTCATCTCCACCACGAACTTCGCCCCACGAATTCCCGGCGACGAGCACTGGGTAGACGGCTCAGTTGTGTTGGACTGCCGCCATGGTCGTGTCCTGCTTTGCGATATGGACCGATTCATCGTCTGGGACCCCATGACGGGCTGCTGGAGTTGGCTGCGCGCCCGTGAAGATTACGCTAGCATACATGGAGCGGTGATATGTGCCGTGAGAGGCTGCAACCACCGCGCGTGTCACGACGGCCCCTTTCGGGTCATCTTAGTTGGCCTGAGAAATGAGGGCGATGGTTGTGTTGCATACGCGCACATGTCCCTGCCTGGGGTGGGTGAGTGGAGCAAGCCATGCCCTGGTCTTGATCTTGAGGGTGAGAGTGCATACATTTTTGACAGGCCCTCTGTCTTTATTGAAGATGCACTTTATTTCATTGTTGCGTATGATGACGATGAGGATGGCAATGAGGACCAtgaggacgatgacgatgatgatgatgatgacgaagatGACGACAATGATGATTATTattatgatgatgaagatgattatgacaacgacgacgacgacgacgatgatgatgatgatgatgatgatgatgatgatgatgatgatgatgatgatgatgatgatgatgatgacaacgATGACCATGACCATGGCATTGGCGACAACGAGGATGGCAACTACATAACTATTCTCAAGTATGACTTGGGATCTAATTGCCTATCAATGATTGACCCGCCATCCCAGGAGACTCACCGAGCCGATGATGCTATCCTTATATCGATGGAAGATGGTAGTTTGGGGTTAGCCCACTTGGACGGGTTAACCCTCAACATATGGTCAAGGCAGATGGGGCCTGACACAGTTTCAACATGGACTCGGCAAAAAGTTGTCAATCTCAAGGAACTTTTTCCCAATCAAAATATAAAGAAAACACTTCAGCTGACGGGATCTGTGGAGGGTAGTGATATCATTTTCGTGACAATGGACCTTGGcgtctacgagattaatctcaagTCACTGCAATGGAAGAAGACGTGGAAAAAAGAAGAATGGCGTTCTTTGTTTCCCTACATGAGTTTTTACAATCCACGAG AAAGGGTGCCCATGTGA